From a region of the Nocardioides ginsengisegetis genome:
- a CDS encoding DUF952 domain-containing protein — protein sequence MRIYHVATLADWEAAQTSGAYTTSTRGVTLEQEGYIHASREDQWRGVYERYYADVTEPLVLLVVDTDLLSSPVVEEVPAPGMTETYPHVYGPIDPAAVVEVRPADPA from the coding sequence ATGCGGATCTACCACGTCGCCACCCTCGCCGACTGGGAGGCCGCGCAGACCTCGGGCGCCTACACGACCTCGACCCGCGGAGTCACCCTCGAGCAGGAGGGCTACATCCACGCCAGCCGGGAGGACCAGTGGCGCGGCGTATACGAGCGGTACTACGCCGACGTCACCGAGCCGCTCGTGCTGCTCGTGGTCGACACCGACCTGCTCTCCTCCCCCGTCGTCGAGGAGGTGCCGGCGCCGGGCATGACCGAGACCTACCCGCACGTCTACGGCCCGATCGACCCGGCCGCGGTCGTGGAGGTCCGCCCGGCCGACCCCGCCTGA
- the nucS gene encoding endonuclease NucS: MRLVVARCQVDYAGRLTAHLPMATRVLMIKADGSVLVHSDGGSYKPLNWMSPPCTLREGTTDDGQVEWTVTSKTADTLRILIEEVVHESSHDLGIDPGLQKDGVEKHLQELLAEHPASLSPGLTLVRREFPTAIGPVDLMCRDGEGLSVAVEIKRRGEIDGVEQLTRYLELLNREPLLTSKGPVRGIFAAQEIKPQARVLATDRGIACAVVDYDALRGIDDSEHRLF; the protein is encoded by the coding sequence GTGAGACTCGTCGTTGCGCGCTGCCAGGTCGACTACGCGGGACGCCTGACGGCGCACCTCCCGATGGCCACCAGGGTCCTGATGATCAAGGCGGACGGCTCGGTCCTCGTGCACTCCGACGGCGGCTCCTACAAGCCGCTCAACTGGATGTCGCCGCCCTGCACCCTCCGCGAGGGCACCACCGACGACGGCCAGGTCGAGTGGACCGTCACCAGCAAGACGGCCGACACGCTCCGGATCCTGATCGAGGAGGTCGTCCACGAGTCGTCCCACGACCTCGGCATCGACCCCGGCCTGCAGAAGGACGGCGTCGAGAAGCACCTCCAGGAGCTGCTCGCCGAGCACCCGGCGTCCCTCTCCCCCGGCCTCACGCTCGTACGCCGGGAGTTCCCGACGGCGATCGGCCCGGTCGACCTGATGTGCCGCGACGGCGAGGGGCTCAGCGTCGCCGTCGAGATCAAGCGCCGCGGCGAGATCGACGGCGTCGAGCAGCTGACCCGCTACCTCGAGCTGCTCAACCGCGAGCCGCTCCTGACCAGCAAGGGGCCCGTCCGGGGCATCTTCGCCGCTCAGGAGATCAAGCCGCAGGCACGTGTGCTCGCGACCGACCGCGGCATCGCCTGCGCGGTCGTGGACTACGACGCCCTGCGCGGCATCGACGACTCCGAGCACCGGCTGTTCTGA
- a CDS encoding 3-hydroxyacyl-CoA dehydrogenase family protein has protein sequence MTSTSPESTAPAAGRDFGTIGVIGLGTMGAGIAEVFARNGFSVVGVELNDDAVARGRQHLEHSTARAVKRGKITEAEQAEILGRIQLTTSMKDLTDADFVVEAVVESLEIKKGIFRELDDIVGPDTVLATNTSSLSVTEISTANSRPGRVIGVHFFNPAPVQNLVEIIRTVVTEQTVLDDVKALVEKLGKNPVVCGDKAGFIANTLLFGYLNHAVAMYEGKYASREDIDAAMRFGCGYPMGPLALLDLIGLDTAYEILDTMYKQGRDRLHAPAPLLKQYVTAGLLGRKSGRGFYTYEAPDSPIVVDDAHTPSADDKPQLKHDIKQVGVVGTGTMAAGIAEVFAKAGFDVLFVGRSQDKVDGVLATVTRNFDKQIQRGRATEEGKAEVLARLTGSTSLDDLKSVDIVVEAIAEDLKIKTTLFENLDEICKPGAILATTTSSLPIISMAKVTKRPQDVIGMHFFNPATIMKLVEVVSTVTTDEDVTETTRALCDQVGKVAVSCGDRAGFIVNALLFPYLNDAVKMLEAHYATADDIDVAMKQGCALPMGPFELLDVVGNDVSLAIQRELYLEFREPGFAPAPLLEHLVTAGYLGRKTKRGFRDYSAR, from the coding sequence ATGACGAGCACTTCCCCTGAATCGACCGCGCCCGCAGCCGGCCGCGACTTCGGCACCATCGGCGTGATCGGACTCGGCACCATGGGTGCCGGCATCGCCGAGGTCTTCGCCCGCAACGGCTTCTCCGTCGTGGGTGTCGAGCTCAACGACGACGCGGTGGCCCGCGGTCGCCAGCACCTGGAGCACTCGACCGCGCGCGCCGTGAAGCGCGGCAAGATCACCGAGGCCGAGCAGGCCGAGATCCTGGGGCGGATCCAGCTCACCACCTCGATGAAGGACCTCACCGACGCCGACTTCGTCGTCGAGGCGGTCGTGGAGTCGCTGGAGATCAAGAAGGGCATCTTCCGGGAGCTCGACGACATCGTCGGCCCCGACACCGTGCTCGCCACCAACACCTCCTCGCTCTCGGTCACCGAGATCTCGACGGCCAACTCGCGCCCCGGTCGGGTCATCGGCGTCCACTTCTTCAACCCGGCCCCGGTCCAGAACCTCGTCGAGATCATCCGCACCGTCGTCACCGAGCAGACCGTGCTCGACGACGTGAAGGCGCTCGTCGAGAAGCTCGGCAAGAACCCCGTCGTCTGCGGCGACAAGGCCGGCTTCATCGCCAACACCCTGCTGTTCGGCTACCTCAACCACGCCGTCGCGATGTACGAGGGCAAGTACGCCTCGCGCGAGGACATCGACGCCGCCATGCGCTTCGGCTGCGGCTACCCGATGGGCCCGCTGGCGCTGCTCGACCTGATCGGCCTCGACACGGCGTACGAGATCCTGGACACGATGTACAAGCAGGGCCGCGACCGCCTCCACGCGCCGGCCCCGCTGCTCAAGCAGTACGTCACCGCCGGGCTGCTCGGCCGCAAGTCCGGCCGCGGCTTCTACACCTACGAGGCGCCCGACAGCCCGATCGTCGTCGACGACGCGCACACCCCCAGCGCGGACGACAAGCCCCAGCTCAAGCACGACATCAAGCAGGTCGGCGTCGTCGGGACCGGCACGATGGCCGCGGGCATCGCCGAGGTCTTCGCCAAGGCCGGCTTCGACGTGCTCTTCGTCGGTCGCTCGCAGGACAAGGTCGACGGCGTCCTGGCCACGGTCACCAGGAACTTCGACAAGCAGATCCAGCGCGGCCGCGCGACCGAGGAGGGCAAGGCCGAGGTGCTGGCCCGCCTGACCGGGTCGACCTCGCTGGACGACCTGAAGTCCGTCGACATCGTCGTCGAGGCGATCGCCGAGGACCTCAAGATCAAGACGACCCTCTTCGAGAACCTCGACGAGATCTGCAAGCCCGGCGCCATCCTGGCGACCACGACCTCGAGCCTGCCGATCATCTCGATGGCCAAGGTGACCAAGCGTCCCCAGGACGTCATCGGCATGCACTTCTTCAACCCCGCCACGATCATGAAGCTGGTCGAGGTCGTCTCGACCGTCACCACGGACGAGGACGTCACCGAGACCACGCGCGCGCTGTGCGACCAGGTCGGCAAGGTCGCGGTCTCGTGCGGTGACCGGGCCGGCTTCATCGTCAACGCGCTGCTGTTCCCCTACCTCAACGACGCGGTCAAGATGCTCGAGGCGCACTACGCCACGGCCGACGACATCGACGTCGCGATGAAGCAGGGCTGTGCGCTGCCGATGGGCCCCTTCGAGCTCCTCGACGTGGTCGGCAACGACGTGTCGCTGGCCATCCAGCGCGAGCTCTACCTGGAGTTCCGCGAGCCCGGCTTCGCGCCGGCGCCGCTGCTGGAGCACCTGGTCACGGCCGGCTACCTCGGCCGCAAGACCAAGCGCGGCTTCCGCGACTACAGCGCCCGCTGA
- a CDS encoding TetR/AcrR family transcriptional regulator produces the protein MRSTERRVYRKTKRSEDEARTAARIVDAAETLHGTLGPSRTTIAAIAATAGVTRATVYRHFPDEETLFLACSGQWLARQRLPDPEVWSRHADPVLRLRAGLTDLYRYYRDGHQMLAHIHRDAEVVPTRLVERRRAAEEQWLACLLQPWPGRAGKILRAATAHAASFTTWQSLCLAQGLSNRAAVDLMVTMVAGQAGSAGRTSTTAAGSIGP, from the coding sequence TTGCGTTCGACCGAAAGGCGTGTCTACCGCAAGACGAAGCGCAGCGAGGACGAGGCGAGGACCGCGGCGCGCATCGTCGATGCGGCCGAGACCCTGCACGGCACGCTCGGCCCGTCGCGGACGACCATCGCGGCCATCGCCGCGACCGCAGGCGTGACCCGGGCGACGGTCTATCGACACTTCCCCGACGAGGAGACGCTCTTCCTGGCCTGCTCGGGGCAGTGGCTGGCCCGGCAGCGGCTCCCCGACCCCGAGGTCTGGAGTCGGCACGCGGACCCCGTGCTGCGGCTGCGGGCCGGACTGACGGACCTCTACCGCTACTACCGTGACGGCCACCAGATGCTGGCCCACATCCATCGGGACGCCGAGGTGGTCCCCACCCGCCTCGTCGAGCGTCGCCGCGCGGCTGAGGAGCAGTGGCTCGCCTGCCTGCTCCAGCCCTGGCCCGGACGAGCCGGCAAGATCCTGCGCGCCGCGACCGCGCACGCGGCATCGTTCACGACCTGGCAGTCGCTCTGCCTCGCCCAGGGACTCTCCAACCGCGCTGCCGTCGACCTGATGGTGACGATGGTGGCCGGTCAGGCGGGGTCGGCCGGGCGGACCTCCACGACCGCGGCCGGGTCGATCGGGCCGTAG
- a CDS encoding GNAT family N-acetyltransferase, whose protein sequence is MTPPARVTPGITLRLARPSDLRHLAAVEDSGGPMFAEAFGEDIAPVLLSPAGSGFDRALLPGFIVVAGVDREVVGFAHVLDVEGHAHLEQISVVPEQGRRGIGSALVAAVLEEARWQGYDEMSLCTYRDLPWNGPFYAGLGFVEVAELEPWQRRLHEHEIALGLEHNGARIVMTRPVRGRLDR, encoded by the coding sequence ATGACTCCACCGGCCCGCGTCACCCCCGGCATCACCCTCCGCCTCGCGCGGCCCTCGGACCTGCGTCACCTGGCCGCGGTGGAGGACTCGGGCGGGCCGATGTTCGCCGAGGCGTTCGGTGAGGACATCGCCCCCGTGCTGCTGTCGCCGGCCGGGTCGGGCTTCGACCGGGCGCTGCTGCCGGGCTTCATCGTGGTGGCCGGCGTCGACCGCGAGGTCGTGGGCTTCGCCCACGTGCTGGACGTCGAGGGGCACGCCCACCTCGAGCAGATCTCGGTGGTCCCCGAGCAGGGCCGGCGCGGGATCGGATCGGCGCTGGTGGCGGCGGTGCTGGAGGAGGCGCGGTGGCAGGGGTACGACGAGATGTCGCTGTGCACCTACCGTGACCTGCCCTGGAACGGGCCCTTCTACGCGGGCCTCGGCTTCGTCGAGGTGGCCGAGCTCGAGCCCTGGCAGCGGCGCCTCCACGAGCACGAGATCGCGCTCGGCCTGGAGCACAACGGGGCCCGGATCGTCATGACCCGTCCGGTCCGTGGGCGTTTGGATCGTTAA